In the genome of Streptosporangiales bacterium, one region contains:
- a CDS encoding N-acetyltransferase encodes MDDIAVTNVGRHHRYESTVGCAPAGFTEYLDRDGQRIFYHTETDEAFAGRGLAGTLVTRALADTRDNGMRIVALCPFVAGYVRKHHDFDDSIDPVTAAIISAVEEVVQDGDPAG; translated from the coding sequence GTGGACGACATCGCCGTGACCAACGTCGGCAGGCACCACCGCTACGAGAGCACCGTCGGATGTGCGCCCGCCGGCTTCACCGAGTACCTCGACCGCGACGGGCAGCGGATCTTTTACCACACCGAGACCGACGAGGCGTTCGCCGGACGCGGGCTCGCCGGCACCCTGGTGACGCGGGCGCTCGCGGACACCCGCGACAACGGCATGCGCATCGTGGCACTCTGCCCGTTCGTGGCCGGCTACGTGCGGAAGCATCACGACTTCGACGACAGCATCGACCCGGTCACCGCGGCGATCATCAGCGCCGTGGAGGAGGTGGTGCAAGACGGCGACCCGGCCGGCTGA
- a CDS encoding MBL fold metallo-hydrolase codes for MEVVELRRELHLVTLSFGQVYLWHDDGGLTLIDAGPAAAAGEIADAIAEIGLEKTDLKRVVLTHHHEDHVGSAAEISTWGQVTVMAHMHDAPVIRGDLSAPPPNLTHAPEWERDIWDAKPDLPPAPPVRVDRELYDGDVLNFGGGARVISVPGHTEGSIALHLRAARVLFTGDAAANVDGKPLPGVFNVNRARTLSSFRRLAELDVETACFGHGDPILEAAGTALRETAATL; via the coding sequence ATGGAGGTCGTCGAGCTGCGCCGGGAACTGCACCTGGTCACCCTGTCGTTCGGACAGGTCTACCTATGGCACGACGACGGCGGACTCACGCTGATCGACGCCGGTCCCGCAGCCGCGGCCGGGGAGATCGCGGACGCCATCGCCGAGATCGGCCTGGAGAAGACCGACCTGAAGCGGGTCGTCCTCACCCACCACCACGAGGATCACGTCGGTTCCGCCGCCGAGATCAGCACCTGGGGACAGGTGACGGTGATGGCCCACATGCACGACGCCCCGGTGATCCGGGGTGACCTGTCCGCGCCCCCGCCCAACCTCACCCACGCGCCGGAGTGGGAACGGGACATCTGGGACGCCAAACCCGACCTGCCGCCGGCGCCGCCGGTGCGGGTCGACCGCGAGCTCTACGACGGCGACGTCCTGAACTTCGGCGGCGGCGCACGGGTGATCTCGGTGCCTGGACACACCGAGGGCAGCATCGCCCTGCACCTGCGGGCGGCGCGGGTGCTGTTCACCGGCGACGCCGCGGCGAACGTCGACGGCAAGCCACTGCCCGGCGTGTTCAACGTCAACCGCGCCCGGACGCTGTCGTCGTTCCGACGGCTTGCGGAGCTCGACGTCGAAACCGCCTGCTTCGGCCACGGCGACCCGATTCTCGAAGCGGCCGGTACCGCGCTCCGCGAGACCGCGGCAACGCTCTAG
- a CDS encoding FAD-binding protein: MSARGRYLQRTLRHELATVVGSEHVSTDAEQLQAQAEDCSWVAMYHRMRELELPAADVVVRPDTPEQVADIVRIAYDRGVPVVPRGGGTGSQGGTFAPYGGIALDLGRMSRIRAVDTTSLTVEADAGATGQAVEEAAGRHDLTLAHYPGSLYRGATFGGYLAARGSGVVSTKYGKAEDQVLAVEAVLPPGRLVRTPATPNHAVGPGLLQLLVGSEGTHGVITGATMRLDPIPTRRAFLSFVFPTVDDGLAAARTLVTARWRPAAMRLYDEAGSAFLNKVVDHGVDGVLLVVVCDGEPALVDVEQQAITEICTGAGGKDIGGAAAKAWWDGKYEVHSEERAPRPPLLFGTSDACCTFDKLPALYRAKKHAVESEFASVGVRYTAHFSHWYPWGGMIYDRFYVDEPPADPDAALDLHDRLWDTCIRVNLDAVMNDHHGVGEKLARFMRAQHGPAFDTLLDIRGAIDPLGLMNPGKLGFGAPRVAVQGAQR, translated from the coding sequence ATGAGCGCGCGCGGCCGATACCTGCAGCGGACGCTGCGGCACGAGCTGGCGACGGTGGTCGGCAGCGAGCACGTCAGCACCGACGCCGAGCAGCTGCAGGCACAGGCGGAGGACTGCTCGTGGGTGGCCATGTACCACCGCATGCGCGAGCTCGAGCTGCCGGCCGCGGACGTGGTTGTGCGCCCGGACACCCCGGAGCAGGTCGCGGACATCGTCCGTATCGCGTACGACCGCGGCGTGCCCGTGGTGCCCCGAGGCGGCGGCACCGGCAGCCAGGGTGGCACGTTCGCGCCCTACGGCGGCATCGCGCTCGACCTCGGGCGGATGTCCAGGATCCGCGCGGTGGACACGACCAGCCTGACCGTCGAGGCGGACGCCGGCGCCACCGGCCAGGCGGTCGAGGAGGCGGCCGGCCGCCACGACCTGACGCTGGCGCACTACCCGGGCAGCCTGTACCGCGGCGCGACCTTCGGCGGCTACCTCGCCGCGCGCGGCTCTGGGGTGGTCTCCACCAAGTACGGCAAGGCGGAGGACCAGGTGCTCGCCGTCGAGGCGGTGCTGCCGCCCGGCCGGCTGGTACGTACGCCGGCGACGCCGAACCACGCGGTGGGCCCCGGGCTGCTGCAGCTGCTCGTGGGTTCCGAGGGCACCCACGGGGTGATCACCGGCGCGACCATGCGGCTGGACCCGATACCGACCCGGCGCGCGTTCCTCAGCTTCGTGTTCCCCACCGTCGACGACGGCCTCGCCGCCGCCCGCACGCTCGTCACCGCGCGCTGGCGTCCCGCCGCGATGCGGCTGTACGACGAGGCCGGTAGCGCGTTCCTGAACAAGGTGGTGGACCACGGCGTCGACGGCGTGCTGCTCGTGGTCGTCTGCGACGGCGAGCCGGCGCTGGTGGACGTTGAGCAGCAGGCGATCACGGAGATCTGCACCGGCGCCGGCGGCAAGGACATCGGCGGGGCGGCGGCAAAGGCGTGGTGGGACGGCAAGTACGAGGTGCACAGCGAGGAACGCGCGCCGCGTCCGCCGCTGTTGTTCGGCACGAGTGACGCGTGCTGCACGTTCGACAAGCTGCCCGCGCTGTACCGGGCGAAGAAGCACGCCGTCGAGTCCGAGTTCGCGTCCGTGGGCGTGCGCTACACCGCGCACTTCTCGCACTGGTACCCGTGGGGCGGCATGATCTACGACCGCTTCTACGTCGACGAGCCACCGGCAGACCCGGACGCGGCGCTTGACCTGCACGACCGGCTGTGGGACACCTGCATCCGGGTGAACCTCGACGCGGTGATGAACGACCACCACGGCGTCGGCGAGAAGCTGGCCAGGTTCATGCGTGCACAGCACGGCCCGGCCTTCGACACGCTGCTCGACATCCGTGGTGCCATCGACCCGCTCGGGCTGATGAACCCGGGCAAGCTCGGCTTCGGGGCACCGCGGGTCGCGGTTCAGGGAGCGCAGCGATGA
- a CDS encoding methyltransferase domain-containing protein yields MGLVEKIAPRGSRRRSWAARLKHRLCPGRPPTSVGAERRTLRASWAGGDPAALDTYLVSGFQNPQINAQSILTRHHLIGELFGDEHAQLMREELEHCVRATKALRRRARELGVRMGTSSDAARRARVLEVTAVIADWQDHYEKRWAEALRHRSAGPLRVLEFACGSANDYRYFDSYGLARFLDYTGVDLSEANVANARRRFPDVDFEVQDVLALPYENGSYDYVLAFDLFEHLSPAAIEQAVREARRLARVGLVVSFFHMADQPEHVVQPVRRYFWNLLSAPRMRDLLAVGFDSVEVIKIRDLFRTGFGYGYSYNRNAWTMIALSDRRHTTARV; encoded by the coding sequence ATGGGTCTGGTGGAGAAGATCGCCCCGCGCGGTAGCCGGCGGCGGAGCTGGGCTGCCCGGCTGAAGCACCGGCTGTGCCCCGGCCGGCCGCCGACATCGGTGGGTGCGGAACGCAGGACGCTCAGGGCCAGCTGGGCCGGCGGCGATCCCGCGGCACTGGACACGTACCTGGTCAGCGGCTTCCAGAACCCCCAGATCAATGCGCAGAGCATCCTCACCCGGCACCACCTGATCGGCGAGCTCTTCGGCGACGAGCACGCGCAGCTGATGCGCGAGGAGCTCGAGCACTGTGTCCGGGCGACCAAGGCGCTGCGCCGGCGGGCCCGTGAGCTCGGGGTGCGGATGGGGACGTCGAGCGACGCCGCGAGGCGCGCGCGGGTGCTCGAGGTCACCGCCGTGATCGCCGACTGGCAGGACCACTACGAGAAGCGGTGGGCGGAGGCGCTGCGGCACCGGTCGGCCGGACCCCTGCGGGTGCTCGAGTTCGCCTGCGGCTCGGCGAACGACTACCGCTACTTCGACAGCTACGGCCTCGCCAGGTTCCTCGACTACACCGGCGTCGACCTCAGCGAGGCGAACGTCGCCAACGCGCGCCGCCGGTTCCCCGACGTAGACTTCGAGGTGCAGGACGTCCTCGCCCTGCCGTACGAGAACGGCAGCTATGACTACGTACTGGCCTTCGACCTGTTCGAGCACCTGTCGCCGGCGGCGATCGAGCAGGCGGTGCGGGAGGCGCGCCGGCTCGCGCGGGTGGGACTCGTGGTCAGCTTCTTCCACATGGCCGACCAGCCCGAACACGTCGTGCAGCCGGTGCGCCGGTACTTCTGGAACCTGCTCAGCGCGCCGCGGATGCGCGACCTGCTCGCCGTCGGCTTCGACTCGGTCGAGGTGATCAAGATCAGGGACCTGTTCCGCACCGGGTTCGGCTACGGGTACTCGTACAACAGGAACGCCTGGACCATGATCGCGCTCTCCGATCGACGACACACCACGGCCCGAGTTTGA
- a CDS encoding pirin family protein — MSNLETAPAELACTGAEAELERGRVLDAREVPLGGPRAMTVRRTLPLGDPRAMTVRRTLPQRAQSLIGAWCFVDHYGPDDVAATGGMRVAGHPHTGLQTVSWLFSGEVEHSDTTGAHAYVRPGELNLMTAGSGIAHSEYSTPDTSVLHGAQLWVALPERDRFVDAGFESYLPPVLEPEGARVLVFLGSLLGHTSPVRTYSPLLGADVTVAAGRTLRLDVDPAFEHGVLVDSGVVTTAGVSASQGQLVYAGARQLTIEASAGAAARVLLLGGEPLGEQLVMWWNFIGRSHEEIVTFREEWEQERTHSARSAPGRYGRFPKAWQETLPAPDLPNTRLRLRG, encoded by the coding sequence ATGAGCAACCTGGAGACCGCACCTGCCGAGCTGGCCTGCACCGGTGCCGAGGCCGAGCTGGAGCGCGGGCGCGTGCTCGATGCGCGCGAGGTGCCGCTCGGCGGCCCGCGGGCGATGACCGTACGCCGCACGCTGCCGCTCGGCGACCCGCGGGCGATGACCGTACGCCGCACGCTGCCGCAGCGGGCGCAGTCGCTGATCGGGGCGTGGTGCTTCGTCGACCACTACGGGCCGGACGACGTCGCAGCCACCGGCGGCATGCGGGTGGCCGGGCACCCGCACACCGGGCTGCAGACCGTCTCCTGGTTGTTCAGCGGCGAGGTCGAGCATAGCGACACGACCGGCGCGCACGCGTACGTCCGCCCTGGTGAGCTGAACCTGATGACCGCGGGTTCCGGCATCGCGCACTCGGAGTACTCGACCCCGGACACCTCAGTGCTGCACGGCGCGCAGCTGTGGGTGGCCCTGCCGGAGCGCGACCGGTTCGTGGACGCGGGTTTCGAGAGCTACCTACCGCCGGTGCTCGAGCCCGAAGGCGCTCGCGTGCTGGTGTTCCTCGGCAGTCTGCTCGGGCACACCTCACCGGTCCGCACCTACTCGCCGTTGCTGGGCGCCGACGTCACCGTCGCCGCCGGCCGCACGCTGCGGCTGGACGTCGACCCGGCGTTCGAGCACGGGGTGCTCGTCGACTCCGGTGTGGTGACCACCGCGGGTGTGTCGGCTAGCCAGGGACAGCTGGTCTACGCCGGCGCCCGACAGCTCACCATCGAGGCGTCCGCCGGCGCAGCGGCGCGCGTGCTGCTGCTCGGCGGCGAGCCGCTGGGCGAGCAGCTGGTGATGTGGTGGAACTTCATCGGCCGCAGCCACGAGGAGATCGTCACCTTCCGCGAAGAGTGGGAGCAAGAACGCACCCACAGTGCACGCAGCGCCCCAGGCCGGTACGGCCGCTTCCCCAAAGCCTGGCAGGAGACTCTGCCCGCCCCCGACCTCCCCAACACCCGACTCAGACTCCGCGGCTGA
- a CDS encoding STAS domain-containing protein — protein sequence MAEHWSTVGGDPQVTDEHKLYLARQHRAGHTVVTAIGAITLQTVMRVRSMLLEALARHGPRLILDISGVDHLDPVGADALRRTGERAKLLGGQLQLVGPSPELTSQLRTHGLTWQLAIHNTLTGALATARERDGEATAPDWLDQLQPTIDDPTHDHPHRDVRFSRGV from the coding sequence ATCGCCGAACACTGGTCCACGGTCGGAGGTGATCCACAGGTGACGGACGAGCACAAGCTGTACCTCGCCCGGCAACACCGTGCGGGCCACACGGTGGTAACCGCGATCGGCGCCATCACGCTGCAGACCGTCATGCGCGTCCGAAGCATGCTGTTGGAGGCGCTAGCGCGGCACGGCCCGCGCCTGATCCTCGACATCAGCGGCGTCGACCACCTCGACCCCGTCGGCGCGGACGCGTTACGCCGCACCGGCGAACGCGCCAAACTCCTCGGCGGCCAGCTCCAGCTGGTCGGTCCAAGCCCCGAGCTGACCAGCCAGCTCCGCACCCACGGCCTGACGTGGCAGCTGGCCATCCACAACACACTCACCGGCGCACTGGCCACGGCCAGAGAACGCGACGGCGAGGCCACCGCCCCGGACTGGCTCGACCAACTACAACCCACCATCGACGACCCGACCCACGACCACCCCCACAGAGACGTCCGGTTCAGCCGCGGAGTCTGA
- a CDS encoding HAMP domain-containing protein: MTRLRVPDFVYSIRFRLTVMYSTLLFALAALVLGGIYLAVSRSTEAQPITKTYRAEKVLRDSSGSEQVVGQVDVVKVQQVEQAVNYQTMQNLRTYSLGMLGGLFVASLGIGWMLSGRALRPVRAIARTAEDIQATDLSRRIKLGGPRDELRYLGDTVDSMLDRIDRAFRAERQFVDDASHELRTPLSIIRANVDAVLTAPDATDDERRRAALVVDRATTRMTQLVDDLLATARRSGNAFHDTDVDLGKVVHEAADEYEPLAAERGLTIARAIQGGLLTIGDHDALRRAVGNLLSNAVRLTPTHTTLTVAAGRNGTWLWAAVSDAGPGIPDADQLQVFDRFWRSADGDSGSRRTGLGLAIVRQIVEAHGGHVRLFSAVGEGSTFVMWLAPRDGSGAGGPPEGNPLVARSTG, encoded by the coding sequence ATGACCAGGCTCCGGGTGCCGGACTTCGTCTACTCGATCAGGTTCCGGCTGACGGTGATGTACTCGACGCTGCTGTTCGCGCTGGCCGCGCTCGTGCTCGGCGGCATCTACCTGGCGGTCTCGCGTAGCACGGAGGCGCAGCCGATCACCAAGACCTACCGTGCCGAGAAGGTGCTGCGCGACTCCAGCGGCAGCGAGCAGGTGGTGGGTCAGGTCGACGTGGTGAAGGTGCAACAGGTCGAGCAGGCCGTGAACTACCAGACCATGCAGAACCTGCGTACGTACTCGCTCGGCATGCTCGGCGGCCTCTTCGTCGCGAGCCTCGGTATCGGCTGGATGCTCTCCGGTCGTGCGCTGCGCCCCGTACGGGCGATCGCCCGTACGGCCGAGGACATCCAGGCGACCGACCTGTCCAGGCGGATCAAGCTCGGCGGGCCCCGGGACGAGCTGCGCTACCTCGGCGACACGGTCGACTCCATGCTCGACCGCATCGACCGAGCGTTCCGTGCCGAGCGGCAGTTCGTCGACGACGCGTCGCACGAGCTGCGTACACCGCTGTCGATCATCCGCGCCAACGTCGACGCGGTGCTGACCGCTCCGGACGCCACGGACGACGAGCGGCGGCGTGCCGCCCTTGTCGTCGACCGTGCGACGACGCGGATGACGCAGCTCGTCGACGACCTGCTCGCCACCGCGCGCCGGTCGGGCAATGCCTTCCACGACACCGACGTCGACCTGGGCAAGGTCGTGCACGAGGCGGCCGACGAGTACGAACCGCTCGCGGCCGAGCGCGGCCTGACCATCGCCAGAGCCATCCAGGGCGGCCTGCTGACCATCGGTGACCACGACGCGCTGCGCAGGGCGGTCGGCAACCTGCTCTCCAACGCCGTGCGGCTGACGCCCACGCACACCACGCTCACCGTCGCGGCCGGCCGTAACGGAACCTGGTTGTGGGCGGCCGTGAGCGACGCCGGGCCTGGGATCCCGGACGCCGACCAGCTGCAGGTCTTCGACCGCTTCTGGCGCTCCGCCGACGGCGACTCAGGCAGCCGGCGTACGGGGCTCGGGCTGGCCATCGTGCGGCAGATCGTGGAGGCACACGGCGGCCACGTACGGCTGTTCTCCGCGGTGGGCGAGGGCAGCACGTTCGTGATGTGGCTGGCTCCCCGCGACGGTTCGGGTGCGGGCGGCCCGCCAGAAGGCAACCCGCTGGTGGCGCGGTCAACCGGTTGA
- a CDS encoding methyltransferase codes for MTTIEQRIEELRPERDYGREFTAEEIAKGKHRRYVGGYWDSVGKLQLDFLRDQGLRPDHRFLDVGCGSFRAGRHLVEYLQPGNYYGIDINPNIVQAGYDHELDDDQRARLPVENLRITNRFDADFGVGFYMAIAQSVFTHIPLNNIRLCLYRIAKVMRPGGVFYTTFYEQRPDVPLDKVKGHMQTDANTFWYYRADLRWAASFSPWKLTYIGKWGHPRGQRMLKFTRVQNPPINRTATGVAYRTARRAVGKYRAIRSR; via the coding sequence TTGACAACCATCGAACAGCGGATCGAGGAGCTCAGGCCGGAGCGCGACTACGGGCGAGAGTTCACCGCTGAGGAGATCGCCAAGGGCAAGCACCGCCGCTACGTCGGCGGGTACTGGGACTCGGTGGGGAAGCTCCAGCTCGACTTCCTCCGCGACCAGGGCCTGCGGCCCGACCATCGGTTCCTCGACGTCGGCTGCGGCAGCTTCCGCGCCGGCCGCCACCTCGTCGAGTATCTCCAACCGGGCAACTACTACGGCATCGACATCAACCCGAACATCGTCCAGGCGGGCTACGACCACGAGCTCGACGACGACCAACGCGCACGCCTGCCGGTCGAGAACCTCCGCATCACCAACCGGTTCGACGCCGACTTCGGTGTCGGCTTCTACATGGCCATCGCGCAGTCCGTCTTCACCCACATCCCGTTGAACAACATTCGGCTCTGCCTCTACCGGATCGCCAAGGTCATGCGTCCAGGCGGGGTGTTCTACACCACGTTCTACGAGCAACGGCCCGACGTGCCCCTGGACAAGGTCAAGGGGCACATGCAGACCGACGCCAACACCTTCTGGTACTACCGCGCCGACCTCCGTTGGGCGGCCTCGTTCAGTCCCTGGAAGCTCACCTACATCGGCAAATGGGGGCACCCACGCGGCCAGCGGATGCTCAAGTTCACCCGCGTCCAGAACCCCCCGATCAACCGCACCGCCACCGGCGTCGCGTACCGCACCGCGCGACGCGCGGTCGGAAAGTACCGCGCGATCAGGTCGCGCTGA
- a CDS encoding MFS transporter, with the protein MLVVSMAAQITATVFLNVVPFFIPHLHLTLDMSLAQAGLLASAPIVGNLLTLFAWGVIVDRIGERLSITIGLGILAVASATAGFASSFVAMGVFLLLGGMGGGSINSASGRLIVGWFPPHRRGTAMGIRQASQPVGVGITAAIVPSLVDSYGVRPTLLLIGGMCFAATVLTALLVVDPPRPSRAESEELGYLANPYRRDSRLLRIHSASILLVVPQFTIWTFTLVWLVDAKEWSIGAASALVAVVQLLGAFGRVGAGVWSDRVRSRLGPMRIIAAVTCVSMLALALLEDSVLAIALAVVASVVTVSPNALAFTSVAEIAGPSWSGRAMGTHNTGQLLVASAVAPLVGAAVTEYGYALAFAAVAIFPLLAVPLVPVRRKPTGGG; encoded by the coding sequence ATGCTGGTCGTCAGCATGGCGGCGCAGATCACCGCCACCGTGTTCCTCAACGTGGTGCCGTTCTTCATCCCCCACCTCCACCTCACGCTCGACATGAGCCTCGCGCAGGCGGGGTTGCTCGCGTCCGCGCCAATAGTCGGTAATCTGCTCACCCTCTTCGCGTGGGGTGTGATCGTCGACCGCATCGGTGAGCGGCTGTCCATCACCATCGGCCTCGGCATCCTCGCCGTGGCGTCCGCGACTGCCGGCTTCGCCTCGTCGTTCGTGGCGATGGGCGTCTTCCTGCTCCTCGGCGGCATGGGCGGCGGCAGCATCAACTCCGCGAGCGGCCGGCTGATCGTCGGCTGGTTCCCGCCGCACCGCCGCGGTACGGCCATGGGGATCCGCCAGGCCTCGCAGCCGGTCGGCGTCGGCATCACGGCCGCGATCGTCCCCAGCCTGGTCGACAGCTACGGCGTACGCCCCACCCTGCTGCTGATCGGCGGGATGTGCTTCGCCGCTACCGTCCTCACCGCGCTGCTCGTGGTGGACCCGCCCCGGCCGAGCCGCGCAGAGTCGGAGGAGCTCGGCTACCTGGCCAACCCGTACCGCCGCGACAGCCGGCTCTTGCGCATCCACAGCGCATCCATCCTGCTCGTAGTGCCGCAGTTCACGATCTGGACGTTCACGCTCGTGTGGCTCGTGGACGCCAAGGAGTGGTCGATCGGCGCGGCCAGTGCCCTCGTCGCCGTGGTCCAGCTGCTCGGAGCGTTCGGCCGGGTCGGGGCCGGCGTCTGGTCCGACCGGGTACGCAGCCGCCTCGGGCCGATGCGGATCATCGCCGCAGTGACGTGCGTGTCGATGCTCGCGCTCGCGCTGCTCGAGGACTCGGTGCTGGCCATCGCGCTTGCCGTCGTCGCGTCGGTGGTCACGGTCTCGCCGAACGCGCTCGCCTTCACCTCGGTCGCCGAGATCGCCGGCCCGTCGTGGTCCGGTCGCGCGATGGGCACCCACAACACCGGCCAGCTGCTCGTGGCGTCGGCCGTCGCGCCGCTCGTCGGCGCCGCCGTCACCGAGTACGGCTACGCGCTCGCCTTCGCCGCCGTCGCCATCTTCCCGCTGCTCGCCGTACCGCTCGTCCCGGTACGGCGGAAACCCACCGGCGGCGGTTGA
- a CDS encoding FCD domain-containing protein, whose translation MTGHRRCDGGPGGTVGNRSGCRPGVRAAAQGDTRPVAEARRAGHGEHLAARLNASRTPVRQALHRLREDRLLEAASGGGLQIAQLSPGDVGQLCDLLAVVDSYLFSRAAERGREGDAGQRLVELAKQLVKAAKTHDLDAWRELDSAYHAVIHDLADNPWASDVSNETRARLHRFWVPSSDRQKRLAKCSTEHTEMAKAIAAGNPDAAAAVVGEHVAHMRSSLLAVFEAASPLLGSW comes from the coding sequence ATGACGGGACACAGGAGGTGCGATGGCGGACCGGGTGGCACAGTCGGCAACAGGAGCGGTTGCCGACCGGGTGTACGAGCAGCTGCGCAGGGAGATACTCGACCTGTCGCTGAGGCCCGGCGAGCGGGTCACGGAGAACACCTGGCCGCGCGGCTCAACGCCAGCCGCACACCGGTCAGGCAGGCGCTGCACCGGTTGCGCGAGGACCGGTTGCTCGAGGCGGCCAGCGGCGGTGGCCTGCAGATCGCGCAGCTCTCGCCGGGTGACGTCGGTCAGCTGTGTGACCTGCTCGCCGTCGTCGACAGCTACCTGTTCTCGCGGGCCGCGGAGCGCGGCAGGGAAGGCGACGCCGGCCAGCGGCTGGTCGAGCTGGCCAAGCAGCTGGTGAAGGCCGCCAAGACGCACGACCTGGACGCCTGGCGCGAGCTCGACTCGGCGTACCACGCGGTGATCCACGACCTCGCGGACAACCCGTGGGCGTCCGACGTGAGCAACGAGACCCGCGCGCGGTTGCACCGGTTCTGGGTGCCGTCGTCCGACCGGCAGAAGCGACTGGCCAAGTGCAGCACCGAGCACACGGAGATGGCGAAGGCGATCGCTGCGGGTAACCCGGACGCCGCCGCCGCGGTGGTCGGCGAGCACGTCGCGCACATGCGCAGCAGCCTGCTCGCGGTGTTCGAGGCGGCCAGCCCACTGCTGGGCTCGTGGTAA
- a CDS encoding xylulokinase, with translation MVRRPVLLLGIDLGQSAVKATAVTADGEVLASASRPCPVSHPRPGWVEQDPDAWVDAAAAACQALWADVEPGRVTAVGLSSATHHGVLLDADLRPVRPSIMLTDGRSAAVAATLDTSHADHILASTRNGVSATWTLAHLAWLAEHEPSALERTRTVVFAKDYVRLRLTGEIATDWIEAEGSLLWDVARRRWDDTLVALAGLRPDQLPPVFDPVAPTGVVGADGARLSGIPAGTPVIAGCSDTAAEAYAAGANAPGIAVVKIATAGNVNVVTDRPTPGPGLLTYTHPVAGLSYHAVATNSAVSSFDWWRQLVELSDPEAATAEAAGAPPGAVVFHPYLLGERAPCWDADLRATFLGISATTDRGALTRAVLEGVALSLTDCLEVLTDAGHELARAQIIGGGARSALWRQITADALGIPLTYPALPDASAGVALLAGAGAGEPMAAPPPVAHHEPDAARHKGYRELLDVYRDARTALAPIQARLKGISFGEEERYA, from the coding sequence GTGGTAAGGCGTCCCGTGCTGCTCCTCGGTATCGACCTCGGGCAGAGCGCCGTCAAGGCGACCGCCGTGACGGCGGACGGCGAGGTGCTCGCGAGCGCGTCCCGGCCGTGTCCTGTGTCGCACCCGCGTCCCGGGTGGGTGGAGCAGGACCCGGACGCGTGGGTGGACGCGGCGGCCGCGGCCTGCCAGGCATTGTGGGCCGACGTCGAGCCGGGCCGGGTGACCGCCGTGGGGCTGAGCTCGGCCACCCACCACGGCGTGCTGCTGGACGCCGACCTGCGGCCGGTGCGGCCGAGCATCATGCTGACCGACGGGCGGTCGGCCGCCGTCGCTGCGACACTGGACACGTCGCACGCCGACCACATCCTGGCCAGCACCCGCAACGGCGTCTCCGCCACCTGGACGCTCGCGCACCTCGCCTGGCTGGCGGAGCACGAGCCGAGCGCCCTGGAACGTACCCGCACGGTGGTGTTCGCGAAGGACTACGTACGGCTGCGGCTCACCGGTGAGATCGCCACGGACTGGATCGAGGCCGAGGGCAGCCTGCTCTGGGACGTGGCGCGCCGGCGCTGGGACGACACCCTCGTGGCGCTCGCCGGACTGCGGCCGGACCAGCTGCCGCCGGTGTTCGACCCGGTGGCGCCCACCGGCGTGGTCGGTGCGGACGGGGCGCGGCTCAGCGGCATCCCCGCAGGCACGCCGGTGATCGCGGGCTGCTCCGACACGGCCGCGGAGGCGTACGCCGCGGGAGCGAACGCGCCAGGGATCGCCGTGGTGAAGATCGCCACGGCGGGCAACGTGAACGTCGTGACCGACCGGCCGACGCCGGGACCTGGCCTGCTCACCTACACCCACCCGGTGGCAGGGCTGAGCTACCACGCGGTGGCGACGAACTCGGCGGTCAGCTCGTTCGACTGGTGGCGGCAGCTGGTCGAGCTGTCCGACCCCGAGGCGGCCACCGCGGAGGCGGCCGGGGCACCGCCGGGAGCGGTGGTGTTCCACCCGTACCTGCTCGGCGAGCGGGCACCGTGCTGGGACGCCGACCTGCGCGCGACGTTCCTCGGCATCAGCGCCACCACCGACCGCGGCGCGTTGACCCGCGCGGTGCTCGAAGGCGTGGCGCTCTCCCTCACCGACTGCCTCGAGGTGCTCACCGACGCCGGTCACGAGCTGGCGCGCGCGCAGATCATCGGCGGCGGAGCGCGTAGCGCGCTGTGGCGGCAGATCACCGCGGACGCGCTCGGCATACCGCTGACCTACCCGGCGCTGCCCGACGCGTCCGCAGGGGTCGCACTCCTCGCCGGCGCGGGCGCGGGGGAGCCGATGGCCGCGCCGCCACCGGTCGCACACCACGAGCCGGACGCCGCCAGACACAAGGGCTACCGCGAACTGCTCGACGTCTACCGGGACGCCCGCACCGCACTCGCGCCCATCCAGGCCCGGTTGAAGGGCATCAGCTTCGGCGAGGAAGAGAGGTACGCATGA